The DNA region catTATCACTTTTCGAGCTCATCACTTATTAAAAAGGtattgaaaaaaatccTTTGAGGCCGGAGATAATCGGAGTAAGCAAAACGATGAAGTTTAAAACTACGATACAGATGAAAACCAGGCCAAGCCGCCTTTTCAATTAGGTTACTTCGCCATTGGTTATTTATCAAGTTTCCTAAACTATGTTCAGAGTGCGCGCCCCCTGGTTGAAGACTCTCGTTGAACTGAGGCAAGGAACGACCCAAAGGAGAGCCCTGCACAGTAAGTACCGGCATGTTGGCTTTGGGGCTTCGgcccagcttcagcagTCGTGCGAATGTTTCATACAGAAATTGAATCGAGAGCTTCCTAGAGACGCCCAACTAGACGCCAGCATTGATCTCCCCAAGAAGACCCCAAGCTACCACAAGCACCTCATGTTAATATCTCCCCCTGATGAAGCAGGAAAAGATCCAGAATGGAAAGGATCTTGGCAAGCGAAGCTCGAGCTGAATCCTGAATGGCCTTATTCTGCTATTGCTGAGGTCAAGAAACACctgaaagaaacaaaaagggGCGAAGGCATTCTAATTAATGCGATATCAGTGATGCGCAGCAAATCGCTTGGCGACCCGTCTTCGGAAAAGAAGGCACGATTTCTGGCCCTTCCTGATATGAAGGTTTACGAGGTTTCGCAAAGCGAGCTTAAAGATTTTGCATACTTCGTTGGTGAAGGGATGGTGCAGCAGCCGCGAGGAAGAGCGGTGGCATTTGCAGATTACTTAAAAGGCGCGGATGCTATTTCAAAGGAGCTCGAACACCGAGAAGTCGCAAGCACTGCTGCGGCAGGCATGAAACAGTTCGCGGCTCAGAGCTACCAAAACAACCTAGTATTGGTTTGCGGCCATCATCAAAGGGACGAAAGGTGTGGGCAGATCGCGCCGAGACTTATCAAAGAATTCGAAGCAAAAGTTGAGGAAGATCTAGATTTGGCTATCGTCTCCCACATAGGTGGGCACAAATTCGCGGGAAATGTTATATTTTACAAGTTCCTGGGGTTCGAAGCCGATGGCAAGGCGACCGTCGATAGCTTATGGTTCGGAAAGATTCTTCCATCTGCAGTACCTACTCTATTAGAACACTTAGGAAGGAATGAGATTATCACCCCTTGGTTTCGCGGAGGGTGCCTTCTCGAGAGTTAGGTAATGTTTATAAACAGGCCCGTAAATATTCGTACAATTTCTTATACATGATTAGCTCG from Lachancea thermotolerans CBS 6340 chromosome C complete sequence includes:
- the AIM32 gene encoding Aim32p (similar to uniprot|Q04689 Saccharomyces cerevisiae YML050W Hypothetical ORF) — translated: MFRVRAPWLKTLVELRQGTTQRRALHSKYRHVGFGASAQLQQSCECFIQKLNRELPRDAQLDASIDLPKKTPSYHKHLMLISPPDEAGKDPEWKGSWQAKLELNPEWPYSAIAEVKKHLKETKRGEGILINAISVMRSKSLGDPSSEKKARFLALPDMKVYEVSQSELKDFAYFVGEGMVQQPRGRAVAFADYLKGADAISKELEHREVASTAAAGMKQFAAQSYQNNLVLVCGHHQRDERCGQIAPRLIKEFEAKVEEDLDLAIVSHIGGHKFAGNVIFYKFLGFEADGKATVDSLWFGKILPSAVPTLLEHLGRNEIITPWFRGGCLLES